The nucleotide window CGCACCGACGTGCCGAAGATCGTCGACTGGTACATGGAGGGCAAGATCAACATCGACGATCTGATCACCCACACCATGCCGCTGGAAGACATCAATCACGGCTTCGACCTGATGCATGAAGGCAAGTCGATCCGGTCGGTCGTCATCTACTAAGGCGATCCCATCGATCCAACGTGAGTTTTCCCTCCCCACTCGGTGGGAGGGGAGACCCGTGCCCCCAGCAGGAGACACAGTCATGGAAACCATCTCGAAGGCCCGCGCCCATGGCGGCACGCAGGGCGTCTACAAGCACGATGCGAAGACCACCGGCTGTCCCATGACCTTCGCGGTATTCGTGCCGCCGCAGGCCGAGAACGGCCCGGTGCCGGTGCTCTGGTACCTGTCCGGCCTCACCTGCACCCATGCCAACGTCATGGACAAGGGCGAGTATCGCCAGGCCGCCGCCAAGCATGGCGTCATCATCGTCGCGCCCGACACCAGCCCGCGCGGCCCCGGCATCCCCGACGAGGCGGATAACTGGCAGTTCGGCTCCGGCGCCGGCTTCTACCTCGACGCCACCCAGGCGCCCTACGCCGCGAACTACCGGATGTGGAGCTACGTCACGGAAGAGCTTCCCGCCCTCATCGCCGAGAACTTCCCCGCCGACATGTCCCGCCAGGGCATCTTCGGCCATTCGATGGGCGGGCACGGCGCGCTGACCATCGCGCTCACCTATCCCGAACGCTTCAAGTCGTGCTCGGCCTTCGCGCCGATCGCGCAACCCTCCACCGCCGGATGGTCGAAGCCCGCCTTCGAGAAGTATCTCGGCACCGACGAAGCCTCATGGCGCGCCCACGATGCCACCGCCCTGATCGAGGACGGCCACCGCTTCCCCGAATTCCTGGTGGATCAAGGAACGGCCGACAGCTTCCTGCAGGACGGCCTGCGTCCCTGGCTTCTGGAAGAGGCCTGCGAAAAGGCCGGCATCGCCCTGACGCTGAACATGCGAGAGGGCTACGACCACTCGTACTTCTTCATCTCGACCTTCATGGACGATCACATCGCCTGGGCCGCCGACCGCCTGAAGTAAGGGCGCGACTCCCAACCATATCCTCGGCCGATCGCGCCGAGGATGTGGCCCGTGGACGGGCTCTTTGATTTCCACATGTCAGTTTCAAAGTGTCGGATACTGCCGAATTCCATCGGTCTGTCGCGGATTTCCTGCAGACGCTCGAACGGCATGTATTCCGCCCATCGTACCATGCGCCATCAAGCCGAACGCCAAATCCGCAGCGCATTGTGTTGCGTCGAGAACGAGCGACGGCAAACACCTGGCTTTATCCACTGATCCGTTAGAGCCGCCATGTCGCCGAGCGACGGTGTCGGGGCCGCGTTTTGCAAAGCCCGGCGAACGGAAATCTAGCTTGGGCTGGACCGGAGACTCGCGGACAACTTCTGCGATCTGTGTCGCACCTGCAACGGCGACGAACGAACATGGTCCGGTATCTTGTCAGCGATTGCGCCGACAGCTACGGCAGAAGTCGAAAATTCACGTTGTATTACAGTAGTTTATCATAATTCCAAAGAACGCCGCAGGTCGAGCCTCGCTGTTTCCGCGAGCCCGTTCTGCTGCCTGTCATCCGGAGCCGCGGTCCATGTCGTT belongs to Methylobacterium sp. 77 and includes:
- the fghA gene encoding S-formylglutathione hydrolase, with protein sequence METISKARAHGGTQGVYKHDAKTTGCPMTFAVFVPPQAENGPVPVLWYLSGLTCTHANVMDKGEYRQAAAKHGVIIVAPDTSPRGPGIPDEADNWQFGSGAGFYLDATQAPYAANYRMWSYVTEELPALIAENFPADMSRQGIFGHSMGGHGALTIALTYPERFKSCSAFAPIAQPSTAGWSKPAFEKYLGTDEASWRAHDATALIEDGHRFPEFLVDQGTADSFLQDGLRPWLLEEACEKAGIALTLNMREGYDHSYFFISTFMDDHIAWAADRLK